One Antarctobacter heliothermus DNA segment encodes these proteins:
- a CDS encoding ferredoxin reductase family protein translates to MPAALLVLFYLGLTCAPLVLAAVQGHAPRPLRDELASGVALAGLAILLVEFVLSGRFRVISGRIGMDVTMRLHQLLARAATVMILLHPYLYAGPQSLSGGLTPPGSAALNYDWSGLWPGIVAWLLLGALMVIALGRDGLFRHEHWRAMHGLMALGVAGLGVLHATRAGRYSADPTLAVLWWALFAVAVFSLLWVYVIKPAMKARCPWTVSAVARVADRTWELRLRPEGHTGLRYQPGHFAWISVGRPAVSLDENPFSIASAPAEDPDLRFVIKELGDFTNRIGGIRPGTRAYVDAPFGSLTLDRHRDAAGVALIAGGVGIAPMLSHLRQLDADADPRPRLLLYANRTIDQIVCDAELKARATDGPLRVVHVLSEPPENWTGETGFVTAEMIRRHFDQDALRTWVFVLCGPPPMLHAVEQVLTDLGVPPKNILLEQFSYD, encoded by the coding sequence ATGCCCGCAGCCCTGCTTGTCCTGTTCTACCTCGGTCTGACCTGCGCGCCGCTTGTCTTGGCCGCAGTGCAGGGCCATGCGCCGCGCCCCTTGCGCGACGAACTGGCCAGTGGCGTGGCGCTGGCCGGGTTGGCCATCCTGTTGGTGGAATTTGTCCTGTCGGGGCGGTTCCGGGTAATCTCGGGGCGGATCGGCATGGACGTCACCATGCGCCTGCATCAGCTGCTGGCCCGCGCCGCCACCGTGATGATCCTGCTGCACCCCTATCTGTATGCCGGTCCGCAAAGCTTGAGCGGCGGGTTGACGCCGCCTGGGTCTGCCGCACTCAACTACGATTGGTCGGGGCTATGGCCGGGAATCGTTGCGTGGCTTTTGCTGGGGGCACTGATGGTCATAGCGCTGGGGCGCGACGGACTGTTCCGACATGAACACTGGCGCGCGATGCATGGGCTGATGGCGCTAGGTGTGGCCGGGCTTGGCGTGCTGCACGCCACTCGCGCGGGTCGGTACAGCGCCGATCCGACGCTGGCCGTGCTATGGTGGGCGCTGTTTGCGGTGGCCGTCTTTTCGCTGCTCTGGGTCTATGTGATCAAACCGGCCATGAAGGCGCGCTGCCCCTGGACGGTCAGCGCCGTTGCCCGCGTGGCTGACCGTACTTGGGAACTGCGCCTGCGCCCCGAAGGCCACACAGGGCTGCGCTACCAACCCGGTCATTTCGCCTGGATCAGTGTTGGCAGACCTGCCGTATCGCTGGATGAAAATCCGTTCTCCATCGCCTCTGCCCCGGCGGAAGACCCGGACCTGCGCTTTGTCATCAAGGAACTGGGCGATTTCACCAACCGAATTGGAGGGATCCGGCCCGGCACCCGTGCCTATGTCGATGCGCCTTTTGGGTCACTGACGCTGGACCGGCATCGGGACGCTGCGGGTGTTGCGCTGATCGCGGGGGGCGTCGGCATCGCCCCGATGCTGTCGCACCTGCGCCAACTGGATGCCGACGCGGACCCGCGCCCGCGTCTGTTGCTCTACGCCAACCGGACCATCGACCAGATCGTCTGCGACGCGGAATTGAAAGCGCGCGCCACGGACGGGCCGCTGCGGGTGGTCCATGTCCTGTCAGAACCGCCTGAAAACTGGACGGGCGAGACCGGCTTTGTCACCGCGGAAATGATCCGACGCCATTTCGATCAAGACGCACTGCGCACTTGGGTCTTTGTCCTCTGCGGTCCCCCTCCCATGCTGCACGCGGTTGAACAGGTCCTGACGGACCTTGGCGTCCCCCCAAAAAACATCCTTCTGGAGCAGTTCAGCTATGACTAG
- a CDS encoding 50S ribosomal protein L11 methyltransferase, which produces MPKTWTAFTTLSDKEQAEALGLAIEEMDPEPMGVGVFEIEDGSGMSEVGGYFTEAPDEVALALLAAAYGAKPFVVSKVPDTDWVDKVRRELTPVEAGRFFVYGSHDADKIPDSAVPLLIEAAMAFGTGHHGTTQGCLEALDRLATEGFIGKHVADIGCGTAVLAMGAACLWPDMIIASDIDEVAVEVAEANVRANNLSDKVTCVVAAGFENPELHARAPYDLVFANILKQPLIDLAPDMASHIAPGGYAILSGILTWQADEVVEVYTAQGMPQLRRDTIGEWVTLTLQRSQ; this is translated from the coding sequence ATGCCCAAGACATGGACCGCCTTCACCACACTTTCCGACAAGGAGCAGGCCGAGGCGCTGGGCCTCGCAATCGAGGAGATGGACCCGGAGCCCATGGGCGTTGGTGTCTTTGAGATCGAGGACGGCTCTGGCATGTCCGAGGTGGGCGGCTATTTCACCGAGGCACCGGACGAGGTGGCGCTAGCGCTGCTGGCGGCGGCCTATGGGGCCAAACCCTTTGTTGTCTCCAAGGTGCCGGACACCGATTGGGTCGACAAGGTGCGGCGCGAACTGACCCCGGTCGAAGCGGGACGTTTTTTCGTCTATGGCAGCCACGACGCGGACAAGATCCCCGATAGCGCTGTGCCTCTGCTGATTGAGGCCGCGATGGCCTTTGGCACCGGGCACCACGGCACCACGCAGGGCTGTCTTGAGGCGCTTGATCGTCTGGCAACTGAGGGGTTCATCGGCAAACATGTCGCTGACATCGGCTGCGGCACGGCGGTTCTGGCGATGGGGGCCGCGTGCCTCTGGCCCGACATGATCATTGCCTCCGACATTGATGAAGTCGCCGTCGAGGTGGCAGAGGCCAACGTGCGCGCCAACAACCTGTCCGACAAGGTAACCTGCGTTGTGGCCGCCGGGTTCGAGAACCCGGAACTGCATGCGCGCGCGCCGTATGATCTGGTCTTTGCCAATATTCTGAAACAGCCGTTGATCGACCTTGCCCCGGACATGGCCAGCCACATCGCCCCCGGCGGCTATGCGATCCTGTCCGGCATTCTGACCTGGCAGGCGGATGAGGTCGTCGAGGTTTATACAGCCCAAGGGATGCCGCAATTGCGCCGCGATACGATTGGCGAATGGGTGACGCTTACCCTCCAGCGGAGCCAGTAA
- a CDS encoding DUF1127 domain-containing protein, translating to MAATDLTRPYAASGSAARIGTMFTTAIGTFAAWNDARLTRNSLSALTDRELDDIGLHRGDIDSVAGRY from the coding sequence ATGGCCGCAACCGACCTGACCCGCCCGTACGCCGCTTCGGGCTCCGCCGCGCGCATCGGCACTATGTTTACAACTGCCATCGGCACGTTTGCCGCATGGAATGATGCCCGCCTGACCCGCAACAGCCTGTCTGCCCTGACCGATCGTGAACTTGACGATATCGGCCTGCACCGCGGCGACATCGACAGCGTTGCTGGACGCTACTGA
- the ruvC gene encoding crossover junction endodeoxyribonuclease RuvC: MRILGIDPGLRTLGWGVIEVDGSRLRHVANGLCKPGGTELAERLLNLHVLLTEVFREMAPDEAAVEKTFVNRDGAGTLKLGQARAIALLVPAQFGLTIGEYAPNSVKKTVVGVGHAEKHQVEHMVNLQLPGANPAGPDAADALAIAICHAHHMGTRRMKVRA, encoded by the coding sequence ATGCGGATATTGGGCATCGACCCGGGGCTGCGCACCCTCGGATGGGGTGTGATCGAGGTAGACGGCAGCCGACTCAGGCACGTTGCAAACGGGTTGTGTAAGCCCGGTGGTACGGAATTGGCCGAACGACTCCTCAATCTGCACGTTCTTTTGACAGAAGTGTTCCGCGAAATGGCCCCCGATGAGGCGGCTGTGGAAAAGACCTTTGTGAACCGCGACGGGGCCGGGACGCTGAAACTGGGTCAGGCGCGGGCGATTGCCTTGCTGGTGCCGGCTCAGTTTGGGCTGACCATCGGAGAATATGCGCCGAACTCTGTCAAGAAGACAGTTGTGGGTGTCGGCCACGCTGAAAAACATCAGGTCGAACATATGGTCAATCTGCAATTGCCCGGTGCCAATCCGGCAGGGCCGGATGCGGCAGACGCGCTGGCGATTGCGATCTGCCACGCGCATCACATGGGGACGCGACGGATGAAGGTGCGGGCATGA
- the ruvA gene encoding Holliday junction branch migration protein RuvA, translating to MIGRIAGRIIYHGEDHVLIDVQGVGYVVYCSDRVRAGLPGAGEAAALFTDLLVREDLLQLFGFPTLVEKEWFRLLLSVQGVGAKAALAILGTLGPDGVSRALALGDWSAIKAARGIGPKTAQRVVMELKDKAPMVMAMGTAETQGSDSVTPVDVIETAPAATPAPPRAANAQAEALSALGNLGYAPSEAAGAVAEAAGAAPEADTAGLIRAALKLLAPKG from the coding sequence ATGATCGGGCGCATTGCAGGGCGGATCATCTATCACGGTGAGGATCATGTGCTGATCGACGTTCAGGGCGTCGGCTATGTCGTCTATTGCAGCGACCGGGTGCGCGCGGGCCTGCCCGGCGCAGGCGAGGCGGCGGCGCTGTTCACCGATCTGCTGGTGCGTGAGGATCTGTTACAGCTTTTCGGCTTTCCGACGTTGGTTGAAAAGGAATGGTTTCGCCTGCTGCTGTCGGTGCAGGGCGTTGGGGCCAAGGCGGCACTGGCGATCCTCGGCACGCTGGGGCCGGACGGGGTCAGCCGCGCGCTGGCATTGGGCGACTGGTCAGCGATCAAGGCGGCGCGTGGCATTGGCCCCAAGACGGCGCAACGCGTGGTCATGGAGTTGAAAGACAAGGCGCCGATGGTCATGGCCATGGGCACGGCAGAGACGCAGGGCTCTGATTCTGTGACGCCGGTCGATGTGATCGAAACCGCGCCCGCCGCTACCCCCGCTCCACCACGCGCCGCCAACGCGCAGGCAGAGGCGCTGTCGGCATTGGGCAACCTTGGCTATGCCCCTTCAGAGGCCGCAGGAGCCGTGGCAGAGGCCGCTGGTGCCGCGCCTGAGGCAGACACCGCGGGACTGATCCGCGCGGCGCTGAAGCTGCTGGCGCCAAAGGGGTAA
- a CDS encoding GIY-YIG nuclease family protein, with amino-acid sequence MAEILMARGIQTHETAVVLHRPSEPGLRGAMAHIIQNRREIFEAYQSFHSKTATATLRRRAKMLSFAETEPGEMVFVGFYAAEFVGQRPSAEINLDPSVLALHRDYGMDLWREADNESQPWFDVKLLPEMADLAGRLRIRTPEGRAYVRLAENLDAEVISIERASRYSPPFPGWRKLCLKTEDVRFLPNAWATRLREWRGIYLIVDESDGARYVGSAYGAENILGRWQQHCAGEVGVTVELERRDTSFFRFSILERVSPDMPPEDIIAIEHTWMERLHTRQFGLNA; translated from the coding sequence TTGGCCGAAATCCTCATGGCGAGGGGCATTCAAACGCATGAAACTGCTGTCGTCCTTCATCGTCCATCAGAGCCGGGGTTGCGTGGCGCAATGGCCCATATCATACAAAATCGCCGCGAAATTTTTGAGGCGTATCAGTCGTTTCACAGCAAGACCGCGACGGCGACACTGCGTAGGCGGGCAAAAATGCTGTCTTTTGCGGAAACGGAACCGGGTGAAATGGTGTTTGTCGGCTTTTATGCCGCGGAGTTTGTTGGCCAGCGACCGAGCGCGGAGATTAATTTGGACCCTAGTGTTCTGGCCCTTCACAGGGACTATGGTATGGACCTGTGGCGGGAAGCCGATAATGAGAGTCAGCCATGGTTTGACGTGAAGTTGTTGCCTGAGATGGCTGATTTGGCGGGCCGTCTGCGAATCCGAACACCGGAGGGGCGCGCCTATGTGCGGTTGGCTGAAAACCTAGACGCGGAAGTCATCTCGATTGAGAGAGCCTCCAGGTATTCGCCACCATTTCCTGGGTGGCGCAAGCTGTGCTTGAAAACAGAAGATGTACGGTTTCTGCCTAACGCTTGGGCGACGAGGCTGCGCGAGTGGAGAGGGATTTACCTGATCGTCGACGAAAGCGATGGCGCTCGCTATGTCGGTAGTGCTTACGGAGCGGAGAATATTCTGGGGCGCTGGCAGCAACATTGTGCCGGAGAGGTGGGTGTCACAGTCGAGCTGGAGCGACGTGACACATCCTTTTTTAGGTTCTCAATCCTCGAGAGAGTTTCCCCGGATATGCCCCCGGAAGATATCATCGCAATCGAACATACATGGATGGAGCGTCTGCATACGCGTCAATTCGGGTTGAACGCATGA
- the ruvB gene encoding Holliday junction branch migration DNA helicase RuvB: protein MTDPDPTLRPDPLPEDRDRALRPQMLGDFIGQAEARANLRVFIQSARQRGEAMDHTLFHGPPGLGKTTLAQIMARELGVGFRMTSGPVLAKAGDLAAILTNLERNDVLFIDEIHRLNAAVEEVLYPAMEDYELDLVIGEGPAARTVRIELQPFTLVGATTRLGLLTTPLRDRFGIPTRLNFYTIPELETIVSGNAVKLGVRMEGDGALEIARRSRGTPRIAGRLLRRVVDFAIVEGGGVVSRALADNALTRLGVDNLGLDGADRRYLTLVAENYGGGPVGIETLSAALSESRDALEEVVEPYLLQQGLISRTPRGRMLAQKAWTHLGLAAPVPPGQSTLFDN from the coding sequence ATGACCGACCCGGACCCCACCCTGCGGCCCGACCCGCTGCCAGAGGACCGCGACCGCGCCCTGCGTCCGCAGATGCTGGGCGATTTCATCGGGCAGGCAGAGGCCCGCGCGAACCTGCGCGTCTTTATCCAAAGTGCGCGCCAAAGGGGCGAGGCGATGGACCACACGCTGTTCCACGGTCCCCCCGGTCTGGGCAAAACGACGCTGGCGCAGATCATGGCGCGCGAACTGGGCGTCGGCTTTCGCATGACCTCTGGTCCGGTGCTGGCCAAGGCCGGCGATCTGGCGGCAATCCTGACCAACCTCGAACGCAACGACGTGTTGTTCATCGACGAAATCCACCGTCTGAACGCCGCCGTCGAGGAAGTGCTCTATCCGGCGATGGAGGATTATGAGCTCGACCTCGTGATCGGCGAGGGACCGGCGGCGCGAACAGTTCGGATTGAATTGCAGCCTTTCACACTGGTCGGTGCGACGACGCGGCTGGGCCTGCTGACGACCCCCTTGCGCGACCGTTTCGGCATTCCGACACGGCTGAATTTCTACACCATCCCGGAACTTGAGACGATCGTGTCCGGAAACGCGGTCAAGCTGGGCGTGCGGATGGAAGGCGACGGCGCGCTAGAGATTGCACGGCGGTCACGCGGAACGCCCCGCATCGCGGGGCGCCTGCTGCGCCGCGTGGTGGATTTCGCCATCGTTGAGGGTGGCGGCGTGGTCAGCCGCGCGCTGGCCGACAATGCGCTGACGCGGCTAGGGGTCGACAACCTTGGCCTCGACGGTGCGGACCGGCGCTATCTGACGCTGGTGGCCGAGAACTATGGCGGCGGTCCTGTGGGCATCGAAACCCTCTCCGCCGCCCTGTCCGAAAGCCGCGATGCGCTTGAGGAGGTGGTGGAACCCTACCTCTTGCAGCAGGGGCTGATCAGCCGTACCCCGCGCGGGCGGATGCTGGCGCAAAAGGCGTGGACGCACCTTGGACTTGCCGCGCCCGTGCCGCCGGGACAGAGCACTCTGTTCGACAACTGA
- the trpS gene encoding tryptophan--tRNA ligase: MSDGQPNSAFTPRVFSGIQPSGGLTLGNYLGALKRFADSQDQGVQSVFCMVDMHAITVWQDPEALRRQTRELTAGFIASGVDPEKSILFNQSQVAEHAQLAWIFNCVARMGWMQRMTQWKDKAGKNTQNASLGLLAYPALMAADILVYHATHVPVGEDQKQHLELTRDIAIKFNNDYGVDFFPVTEPVIEGAATRVMSLRDGSKKMSKSDPSDMSRINLTDDADTIAQKIRKARTDPEPLPDNAEGLAERPEARNLVNIYAALADLTVDQVIAEHAGQQFGTFKPALADLAVAKLEPISTEMKRLTADPAEIDAILRRGSERAREIASPILAKTYEIVGMVR, from the coding sequence ATGTCAGACGGCCAGCCCAACTCCGCCTTCACCCCGCGCGTTTTCTCTGGCATCCAGCCCTCCGGCGGGCTGACGCTGGGCAATTACCTTGGCGCGCTGAAACGTTTTGCCGACAGCCAGGATCAAGGCGTCCAGTCGGTCTTTTGCATGGTCGACATGCACGCGATCACGGTGTGGCAAGACCCAGAGGCACTGCGCCGCCAGACGCGGGAACTGACCGCCGGGTTCATCGCCTCGGGTGTCGATCCGGAGAAATCCATCCTCTTCAACCAGAGCCAGGTGGCCGAGCACGCGCAACTGGCATGGATCTTCAACTGTGTCGCCCGAATGGGCTGGATGCAGCGGATGACCCAGTGGAAGGACAAGGCCGGCAAGAACACGCAGAACGCCTCGCTGGGACTGCTCGCCTATCCCGCGCTGATGGCCGCCGATATCCTCGTGTACCACGCCACCCATGTGCCGGTGGGCGAGGATCAGAAACAGCACCTTGAACTGACCCGCGACATCGCGATCAAGTTCAACAACGACTACGGCGTCGATTTCTTTCCGGTGACAGAGCCGGTGATCGAGGGTGCGGCCACGCGCGTCATGTCGCTGCGCGACGGGTCCAAGAAGATGTCGAAATCCGATCCCTCGGACATGAGCCGCATCAACCTGACCGATGATGCGGACACCATCGCGCAAAAGATCCGCAAGGCGCGGACCGACCCGGAACCGCTGCCCGACAACGCCGAGGGTCTGGCTGAACGCCCCGAGGCGCGTAATCTGGTAAACATCTACGCCGCTCTTGCGGATCTGACCGTCGATCAGGTCATTGCAGAACACGCCGGCCAGCAATTTGGCACCTTCAAGCCCGCACTGGCCGATCTGGCGGTTGCCAAGCTGGAGCCGATTTCGACCGAGATGAAGCGTCTGACCGCCGATCCGGCAGAGATCGACGCCATCCTGCGCCGCGGGTCAGAGCGCGCACGCGAAATCGCCTCCCCGATCCTGGCGAAGACCTATGAGATTGTCGGCATGGTGCGCTGA
- a CDS encoding rhomboid family intramembrane serine protease, with product MTHPHNEAPINPLPPVVVALFLVLAGIELVIWLGGQGIIGGPAAVGWRSSMIESYGFSGRAFDWMLETGQTPPELMVRFVSYLFLHASFSHGLFAMVILLAMGKIVSEVLGALAFVTIFFLSGIMGAVAFGLISDDPWLIGAFPSVYGLIGGFTFLLWMRLGTAGANQYRAFSLIGMLLAVQLIFGVFFGGTNDWIADIAGFIVGFGLTVVLVPGGRAGVMARIRRR from the coding sequence ATGACCCATCCCCACAACGAAGCCCCGATCAACCCGCTGCCACCGGTGGTGGTTGCGCTGTTCCTTGTGCTTGCGGGGATAGAGCTGGTGATCTGGCTGGGCGGGCAGGGGATTATCGGCGGTCCGGCGGCGGTTGGCTGGCGGTCCAGTATGATCGAATCCTACGGGTTTTCAGGGCGCGCCTTTGACTGGATGCTGGAGACCGGGCAGACCCCGCCAGAGCTGATGGTGCGATTTGTCAGTTACTTGTTCCTGCATGCCAGTTTCAGCCATGGACTGTTTGCCATGGTGATCCTGCTGGCCATGGGCAAGATCGTCTCCGAGGTGCTGGGGGCGCTGGCCTTTGTGACGATCTTTTTCCTGTCCGGTATCATGGGCGCCGTGGCCTTTGGGTTGATAAGCGATGATCCGTGGCTGATCGGGGCGTTTCCGTCGGTCTACGGGTTGATCGGCGGGTTCACCTTTTTGCTGTGGATGCGGTTGGGGACGGCGGGCGCGAACCAGTACCGAGCCTTTTCGCTGATCGGGATGCTGTTGGCGGTTCAACTGATCTTTGGCGTTTTCTTTGGCGGCACCAACGACTGGATCGCGGATATTGCGGGTTTCATTGTCGGGTTCGGGCTGACGGTGGTTTTGGTCCCCGGCGGACGGGCGGGCGTGATGGCGCGTATTCGGCGGCGCTGA
- a CDS encoding phospholipase D-like domain-containing protein produces MTTRALLSAKDTAAALERLAATAKGELLLCLPHLSPTAPLITSDLRDGGLETWGDLLALLSRRGIDLRLLIADTDPLLSPDRHRAAWSHASGFADVVQGEAQLVCATHGQRATGLRARSLRRRLAPALAALRAEDPARLTPVQRALLSTGPIPRPADISQSFAVADGLGAVIGGPDLGTDGPAGLALAVEDADFCGALRGQFADTWADAHSSGAPSLAARIAPVACPARPQSREDLRLLRTLSRPQRGLGPRPFADDIEATLSRLLGSARRRVLIRTAAFRHDGLAQALAEAATPSGPDVTLLLPPATTGTWDDARASALQATNLHLLQSAFGDRLTIHADPTACERATLCLFDDVTLLGSATLTRRACRWNTEAMVLARDPDLTQALHAYVSAALTGGKTLETATPRYSRSWLPDDLF; encoded by the coding sequence ATGACCACCCGTGCGCTGCTCTCCGCCAAAGACACCGCCGCAGCGCTGGAGCGCCTTGCCGCCACGGCCAAAGGCGAACTGCTGCTGTGCCTGCCGCATCTGTCGCCAACAGCGCCCCTCATCACGTCCGACCTGCGCGACGGCGGGCTAGAGACATGGGGCGATCTGCTGGCGCTGCTGTCGCGCCGTGGCATCGACCTGCGTCTCCTGATCGCCGACACGGACCCGCTGCTGTCGCCTGACAGACACCGCGCGGCGTGGTCCCATGCGTCGGGGTTCGCCGATGTGGTGCAGGGTGAGGCGCAATTGGTCTGCGCCACCCACGGCCAGCGCGCTACAGGCCTACGCGCGCGATCCCTGCGCCGCCGCCTTGCACCCGCACTGGCCGCGCTCCGCGCGGAAGACCCCGCTCGTCTGACCCCGGTACAGCGCGCTTTGCTATCCACGGGACCAATCCCCCGCCCTGCCGACATCTCGCAAAGTTTCGCGGTCGCCGATGGTCTGGGCGCGGTGATCGGCGGGCCGGATCTGGGCACCGATGGCCCTGCCGGTCTTGCCCTTGCGGTGGAGGACGCGGATTTCTGCGGCGCGCTGCGCGGCCAGTTTGCCGATACTTGGGCAGATGCCCACAGCAGCGGCGCCCCCAGCCTGGCCGCACGCATCGCCCCCGTTGCCTGCCCCGCCAGACCGCAAAGCCGCGAAGATTTGCGCCTGCTGCGCACGCTGTCGCGCCCGCAACGGGGTCTTGGCCCGCGTCCTTTTGCCGATGACATAGAGGCGACCCTGTCCCGCTTGCTTGGCTCTGCCCGCCGCCGCGTCCTGATCCGCACCGCTGCCTTTCGCCACGATGGTCTGGCGCAGGCGCTGGCCGAGGCGGCAACCCCTAGCGGCCCCGATGTGACGCTGCTGCTGCCACCCGCGACCACAGGAACATGGGACGATGCCCGCGCCAGTGCCCTGCAGGCCACCAACCTGCACCTGCTACAATCAGCTTTTGGCGACCGGCTAACAATCCACGCCGATCCCACCGCCTGCGAAAGAGCCACGCTGTGCCTGTTTGACGATGTCACGCTGCTAGGCTCAGCGACACTGACCCGCCGCGCCTGCCGCTGGAACACAGAGGCCATGGTGCTGGCCCGTGACCCGGACCTGACACAGGCGCTGCACGCATATGTCAGCGCCGCTCTCACCGGGGGGAAAACGCTGGAGACAGCCACCCCGCGCTATAGCCGTTCGTGGTTACCCGACGACCTGTTCTAG